In one window of Electrophorus electricus isolate fEleEle1 chromosome 15, fEleEle1.pri, whole genome shotgun sequence DNA:
- the xaf1 gene encoding XIAP-associated factor 1: MAATVDLEQCKHCTKEVAKANLAMHEAHCQRFLCVCPDCDESVAKDQLDDHRVEQHTLVKCKKCNMNMEQQKLGDHETNECPERLRSCEFCELDLPVNSMKEHTVACGSRTELCPDCNQYVMLKDQLHHAQICSSALAEKHYSKKEELIYEYKKPLQASYLEDSKLAVLSRDLSDLHTNPSRDPKSDQRSPSDLNLSFSVLEKTKKNVATGWADIDQISTCSQCHLALPLRTLQWHESKCKIFESLKLMKPQK, translated from the exons ATGGCTGCTACAGTCGACCTGGAGCAGTGTAAACACTG CACTAAAGAAGTTGCTAAGGCGAATCTGGCCATGCACGAAGCTCACTGCCAGcggttcctctgtgtgtgcccTGACTGTGATGAGTCAGTAGCTAAGGACCAGCTAGACGACCATCGAGTGGAACAACACACTCTG GTGAAATGTAAGAAGTGTAATATGAATATGGAACAACAGAAACTAGGAGACCATGAG aCAAATGAATGCCCAGAAAGGCTTAGGAGCTGTGAGTTCTGTGAGCTGGACCTTCCGGTCAACAGTATGAAAGAACACACGGTGGCATGCGGCAGTCGCACAGAGCTCTGCCCAGACTGTAACCAATATGTCATGCTGAAAGACCAGCTCCATCATGCCCAGATCTGCTCCTCTGCACTCGCCGAGAAACACTACTCTAAGA aaGAGGAATTAATTTATGAGTACAAGAAGCCTCTTCAAGCCAGTTATTTGGAGGACTCTAAG CTTGCTGTTTTATCACGTGATCTAAGTGATCTGCACACTAACCCGAGCAGAGACCCCAAGTCTGACCAACGTAGTCCTTCAGACTTGAATCTTTCATTCTCAGTTCTggaaaagacaaagaagaaTGTGGCTACTGGCTGGGCAGATATTGATCAGATCAGTACCTGTTCACAGTGTCATCTGGCACTTCCGCTAAGAACACTTCAATGGCATGAG AGCAAGTGCAAGATTTTTGAAAGTCTGAAACTGATGAAGCCTCAAAAGTAG
- the LOC113586409 gene encoding F-box only protein 39: MEYAQRPKAEEEQNVAKVHKEEEVNMVEGGEAYEHQSLWAFLPDVCLQRVFWWLHDHDRAQAALVCNQWHHVIHSPSLWRHRSFLVSGCIFQSRRSELEKAISYVKSYGSYLETLEVLFIHPINTVVARRFQLNLRSLLAALRQAGSRLRSLTIHRMELDHSAWCRSIRNALVRSMTFYLLRQGSHLSYLSLSGARFNLDQGMHVLEAVAAAQQHVHLSHRPGLATLDLQDFFAQPFPVYNRPNFASVVHRFQGLCNLTLNYSCMSDDLLKALASCCVGQNGAGSLRSFTVHCHVLEPHFQTIRGDAWALLARRCPALKVHMSVEQILAIEWLARILLREVPLHSLSLTSSYFNEFNWTAKPALASLIPMYRMCLQKLILDINNHHEPVDEELMEVVTVCTKLTYLKVWAFLDISFLDRLLQKRLKKQCILKTIKVRLYTNKHETREEDEMLEKLFSRFRQLIDSELNYFASTYPMF, encoded by the exons ATGGAGTATGCTCAGAGGCCAAAAGCAGAGGAAGAGCAAAATGTGGCTAAAGTCCACAAGGAGGAGGAAGTGAACATGGTTGAAGGTGGGGAAGCATACGAGCATCAGTCCCTGTGGGCTTTCCTCCCAGACGTGTGTTTGCAACGGGTTTTCTGGTGGCTCCACGACCACGACCGAGCCCAGGCAGCTCTGGTGTGCAACCAATGGCACCACGTCATCCACTCCCCGTCGCTATGGCGGCACCGCTCCTTTCTCGTGTCCGGATGCATCTTCCAGAGCCGCCGCTCAGAGCTGGAGAAGGCTATCAGCTATGTGAAATCCTACGGCAGCTACCTGGAGACCCTGGAGGTGCTCTTCATTCACCCCATCAACACCGTGGTGGCCCGACGCTTCCAGCTGAATCTGCGCTCCCTTCTCGCGGCCCTGCGCCAAGCTGGCAGCCGCTTGCGCTCCCTAACGATCCACCGCATGGAGCTGGACCACTCAGCCTGGTGCCGCAGCATCCGAAACGCCCTGGTCCGCAGCATGACCTTCTACCTGCTTCGCCAAGGCTCGCACCTCAGCTACCTTAGCCTGAGTGGGGCACGCTTCAACCTCGACCAGGGCATGCACGTGCTGGAGGCCGTGGCGGCCGCCCAGCAGCACGTGCACCTGAGCCATCGCCCGGGCCTGGCCACCCTGGACCTGCAGGACTTCTTTGCCCAACCCTTCCCCGTCTACAACAGACCCAACTTCGCCAGTGTCGTGCACAGGTTTCAAGGCTTGTGCAACCTCACGCTGAACTACAGCTGCATGTCAGACGACCTGCTAAAAGCCCTCGCCTCCTGTTGTGTTGGTCAGAACGGGGCTGGCTCGCTACGCTCCTTCACTGTGCACTGCCACGTACTTGAGCCCCACTTCCAGACAATCAGGGGAGATGCCTGGGCCCTTCTGGCTCGGAGGTGCCCTGCTCTGAAGGTTCACATGTCTGTGGAGCAGATCCTTGCCATCGAGTGGCTTGCACGCATCTTACTCCGTGAGGTCCCCCTACATTCTCTCAGCCTTACCAGCTCCTATTTCAACGAGTTCAACTGGACTGCCAAGCCAGCACTTGCCAGCCTGATCCCCATGTACAGAATGTGTCTACAG AAACTGATTCTGGACATCAATAACCATCATGAACCTGTGGATGAGGAACTGATGGAGGTCGTCACCGTGTGCACCAAGCTCACATACCTGAAGGTTTGGGCCTTTCTGGACATCAGTTTCTTGGATAGACTTCTGCAGAAACGCCTAAAGAAGCAATGCATTCTCAAGACCATAAAA GTGCGACTGTACACCAACAAACATGAGACCCGCGAGGAGGATGAGATGTTGGAGAAGCTCTTCTCTCGCTTCAGACAACTCATTGACTCAGAGCTCAACTACTTTGCCAGTACTTATCCTATGTTCTGA
- the tekt1 gene encoding tektin-1: MSRVIQPPPKFLPSEWKYANQVRLRSAEAERARSEQLTAECKRLIEESEKSANRMQQDANKRLEQRVKDIKFWKQELELKLQEMLQEIEVLITYKIRVERASESFSEPLKATVECLNERQGRVAIDLVSDEVERELLKEKEVIEGVVALLQRTLEQIVEQIRLNRSAKYYLEKDLQDKFKAERIDDFCSMLTSTLARVEEQIGPAEFTAGGPGVMVMLKEWVTFTDMNIGKAEKERSNSLSLRALVNSLLEQTAADVLRQHQATDAALERRVHESRTAKGQLEDQLNKLLLEIASQEQNLSALRVAITDKEAPLKVAQARLHARYQRPGVELCSDPVHTRLLSEVQQLTDNIARLKEGLTQAEMELKALIRNQLLLEEEIQVKSRSLYIDEVICSQLRQPITIHSF, encoded by the exons ATGTCTCGAGTGATACAGCCACCTCCTAAATTTCTACCTTCTGAGTGGAAGTATGCAAACCAGGTGCGCTTAAGGAGCGCAGAGGCAGAGCGGGCGCGCTCGGAGCAGCTTACTGCAGAGTGTAAAAGACTAATAGAGGAGAGTGAAAAGTCTGCGAATCGCATGCAGCAGGATGCCAACAAGAGGCTAG AGCAGAGAGTTAAAGACATTAAGTTCTGGAAGCAGGAGCTAGAGCTGAAACTACAGGAAATGCTGCAAGAGATTGAGGTGCTCATCACTTATAAGATCCGGGTGGAGAGAGCCTCGGAGAGTTTCTCCGAGCCTCTCAAAGCCACTGTGGAGTGCCTGAatgagag ACAGGGGAGAGTGGCCATAGACCTGGTGAGTgatgaggtagagagagagcttctGAAGGAGAAGGAGGTGATCGAGGGAGTGGTGGCCCTCCTGCAGCGAACGCTGGAGCAGATCGTCGAGCAGATAAG GCTAAATCGCTCAGCCAAATACTACTTGGAGAAAGATCTGCAAGATAAATTTAAGGCAGAACGCATCGATGATTTCTGCTCTATGCTCACCAGCACTTTGGCGAGAGTTGAAGAGCAGATTGGGCCGGCAGAGTTCACTGCGGGAGg CCCCGGAGTGATGGTGATGCTGAAGGAGTGGGTGACCTTCACCGACATGAACATCGGCAAGGCGGAGAAGGAAAGGAGCAACTCACTGTCCCTGCGGGCCCTGGTCAACAGCTTGTTGGAGCAGACAGCTGCGGACGTGCTGCGGCAACACCAGGCCACCGACGCCGCCCTGGAGCGCCGCGTGCACGAGAGCCGCACGGCCAAAGGCCAGCTGGAAGACCAGCTGAACAAG ctgctgctggagatCGCGAGCCAGGAGCAGAACCTTTCGGCTCTTAGGGTGGCCATCACGGATAAGGAGGCTCCTCTGAAAGTGGCCCAGGCACGGCTGCACGCCCGCTACCAGCGGCCCGGTGTCGAGCTCTGCAGCGACCCCGTGCACACCCGCCTACTCTCTGAGGTGCAGCAGCTCACGGACAACATTGCGAG GTTGAAAGAGGGCCTAACCCAGGCGGAGATGGAGCTCAAAGCCCTGATCCGAAACCAGCTGCTCCTGGAGGAGGAGATCCAGGTCAAATCACGCTCCCTCTACATAGATGAAGTGATCTGCTCCCAGCTCCGTCAACCCATCACAATTCACAGCTTTTAA
- the inpp5ka gene encoding inositol polyphosphate 5-phosphatase Ka isoform X2: protein MEETEAVSNAMSSVSLDPKSNNMDTFRLYMVTWNVATAEPPDDVSSLLQLNSTQKMDLYVIGLQEVASIRMQGLLLLLFSKLEHVPFIRDIRVTYTRTGICGYWGNKGGVTISLSFYGYMICFLNCHLAAHMKYATERVDEFEYILDSQSFDGKNASSVLDHKVVFCFGDLNFRIEDHGIHFVRNCITSQNFHLLWSKDQLTMMKKKACVLQQFDEGPLNFPPTYKFDLNSDNYDSRVQKAWFELNGKKRKPAWCDRILWRVKAKPPAPEEEDEVGGDDDDDDVGKQKTSEDITEEYPMTVALDVYTSNMEYGVSDHKPVIGVFSLELRKLYNSPLVCVSAEGDWSADQDAVVTYSLLQPFPSSTWDWVGLYKVGFKSISDYITYTWVKDNLLAFNDELIKVYVSKEEIPVGGGECVLCYYCSNLQCILGISEPFKVHESRAVAEGSLLSENTD, encoded by the exons ATGGAGGAGACGGAGGCCGTGTCGAATGCAATGAGTTCTGTTAGTCTGGACCCGAAGAGCAATAATATGGACACTTTCAG GCTTTACATGGTCACATGGAATGTCGCTACAGCTGAGCCTCCTGATGATGTCAGCTCACTGCTACAGCTAAACTCTACCCAGAAGATGGATCTCTACGTCATTGG TCTACAAGAG GTGGCTTCCATACGAATGCAGGGCCTACTGCTTCTACTCTTTTCGAAGTTAGAGCACGTCCCCTTCATCAGAGACATTCGGGTCACGTACACTCGCACCGGGATCTGTGGCTACTGG GGTAATAAAGGAGGTGTGACCATCAGTCTGTCCTTCTATGGCTATATGATCTGTTTTCTCAACTGTCATCTGGCTGCCCACATGAAGTATGCCACTGAAAGAGTGGACGAGTTTGAGTACATCCTGGACTCACAGTCCTTCGATGGCAAAAATGCCTCATCTGTTCTAGACCATAA GGTGGTCTTTTGCTTTGGAGATTTGAATTTTCGCATTGAGGACCATGGAATACACTTTGTTCGCAACTGTATTACCAGCCAAAACTTCCATTTACTTTGGTCCAAGGACCAG TTGACTATGATGAAGAAGAAGGCATGTGTACTGCAGCAGTTTGACGAAGGGCCACTCAATTTTCCACCTACTTATAAGTTTGACTTGAACTCTGATAACTATGACTCAAG GGTTCAGAAGGCTTGGTTTGAGCTTAA CGGCAAAAAACGGAAGCCTGCGTGGTGCGATCGGATTCTATGGCGAGTAAAGGCCAAGCCACCTGCGccggaggaagaggatgaggttggtggtgatgatgatgatgatgatgtaggCAAACAGAAGACGTCAGAAGACATCACAGAGGAGTATCCTATGACGGTGGCTCTGGACGTCTACACCAGTAACATGGAGTATGGCGTCAGCGACCACAAACCTGTCATTGGTGTCTTCTCCCTGGAG CTGAGGAAGCTGTACAACTccccactggtgtgtgtgtctgctgagggTGACTGGAGTGCAGACCAAGATGCCGTGGTGACGTACAGCTTGCTGCAGCCGTTTCCGTCCAGCACCTGGGACTGGGTTGGCCTCTATAAG GTGGGGTTCAAAAGCATTTCTGACTACATCACCTACACCTGGGTGAAGGATAACCTACTGGCTTTCAATGATGAACTCATAAAG GTTTATGTGAGCAAGGAGGAAATCCCAGTTGGAGGAGGAGAATGTGTTCTCTGTTACTACTGCAGTAACCTGCAATGTATTTTGGGCATTAGTGAACCTTTTAAA GTACATGAGTCCAGAGCAGTGGCTGAAGGCAGCTTATTGTCAGAGAATACAGACTGA
- the inpp5ka gene encoding inositol polyphosphate 5-phosphatase Ka isoform X1 translates to MEETEAVSNAMSSVSLDPKSNNMDTFRLYMVTWNVATAEPPDDVSSLLQLNSTQKMDLYVIGLQEVRAAPLKFLADLAFEDSWTRLFMNTLAPLGYIKVASIRMQGLLLLLFSKLEHVPFIRDIRVTYTRTGICGYWGNKGGVTISLSFYGYMICFLNCHLAAHMKYATERVDEFEYILDSQSFDGKNASSVLDHKVVFCFGDLNFRIEDHGIHFVRNCITSQNFHLLWSKDQLTMMKKKACVLQQFDEGPLNFPPTYKFDLNSDNYDSRVQKAWFELNGKKRKPAWCDRILWRVKAKPPAPEEEDEVGGDDDDDDVGKQKTSEDITEEYPMTVALDVYTSNMEYGVSDHKPVIGVFSLELRKLYNSPLVCVSAEGDWSADQDAVVTYSLLQPFPSSTWDWVGLYKVGFKSISDYITYTWVKDNLLAFNDELIKVYVSKEEIPVGGGECVLCYYCSNLQCILGISEPFKVHESRAVAEGSLLSENTD, encoded by the exons ATGGAGGAGACGGAGGCCGTGTCGAATGCAATGAGTTCTGTTAGTCTGGACCCGAAGAGCAATAATATGGACACTTTCAG GCTTTACATGGTCACATGGAATGTCGCTACAGCTGAGCCTCCTGATGATGTCAGCTCACTGCTACAGCTAAACTCTACCCAGAAGATGGATCTCTACGTCATTGG TCTACAAGAGGTGAGGGCAGCGCCTCTGAAGTTTTTAGCAGACCTGGCCTTTGAGGACTCTTGGACTCGCCTGTTCATGAACACGCTGGCTCCACTGGGCTACATTAAA GTGGCTTCCATACGAATGCAGGGCCTACTGCTTCTACTCTTTTCGAAGTTAGAGCACGTCCCCTTCATCAGAGACATTCGGGTCACGTACACTCGCACCGGGATCTGTGGCTACTGG GGTAATAAAGGAGGTGTGACCATCAGTCTGTCCTTCTATGGCTATATGATCTGTTTTCTCAACTGTCATCTGGCTGCCCACATGAAGTATGCCACTGAAAGAGTGGACGAGTTTGAGTACATCCTGGACTCACAGTCCTTCGATGGCAAAAATGCCTCATCTGTTCTAGACCATAA GGTGGTCTTTTGCTTTGGAGATTTGAATTTTCGCATTGAGGACCATGGAATACACTTTGTTCGCAACTGTATTACCAGCCAAAACTTCCATTTACTTTGGTCCAAGGACCAG TTGACTATGATGAAGAAGAAGGCATGTGTACTGCAGCAGTTTGACGAAGGGCCACTCAATTTTCCACCTACTTATAAGTTTGACTTGAACTCTGATAACTATGACTCAAG GGTTCAGAAGGCTTGGTTTGAGCTTAA CGGCAAAAAACGGAAGCCTGCGTGGTGCGATCGGATTCTATGGCGAGTAAAGGCCAAGCCACCTGCGccggaggaagaggatgaggttggtggtgatgatgatgatgatgatgtaggCAAACAGAAGACGTCAGAAGACATCACAGAGGAGTATCCTATGACGGTGGCTCTGGACGTCTACACCAGTAACATGGAGTATGGCGTCAGCGACCACAAACCTGTCATTGGTGTCTTCTCCCTGGAG CTGAGGAAGCTGTACAACTccccactggtgtgtgtgtctgctgagggTGACTGGAGTGCAGACCAAGATGCCGTGGTGACGTACAGCTTGCTGCAGCCGTTTCCGTCCAGCACCTGGGACTGGGTTGGCCTCTATAAG GTGGGGTTCAAAAGCATTTCTGACTACATCACCTACACCTGGGTGAAGGATAACCTACTGGCTTTCAATGATGAACTCATAAAG GTTTATGTGAGCAAGGAGGAAATCCCAGTTGGAGGAGGAGAATGTGTTCTCTGTTACTACTGCAGTAACCTGCAATGTATTTTGGGCATTAGTGAACCTTTTAAA GTACATGAGTCCAGAGCAGTGGCTGAAGGCAGCTTATTGTCAGAGAATACAGACTGA
- the ccdc105 gene encoding coiled-coil domain-containing protein 105 yields the protein MSSLVPSTPCASVTVGPQKRRDETLLLIQRAERLVRQSSMGTLHSAVRYRIPFSSRLPDLLLHGVNDNVQKECRDDSEEIKVRPKSTGILLNSLGVNVPFPPPALRDQSAQACVGLAWEYMRGVREVEGHLRRQAGRVTQEATKIEHQREQLEKLLRSFRRAVRVNQQSTDGRTLRPTANEARKDGADVLLSHERKCLNELKRTLEAMLRNTLTQQQALAVSSRQLSRCAFERARVIELLPHHGSPSAAVHLSPSPLSVQPDPSGPFTAECKEALESSSAVVHKSQQLRESVKQLMSDAIIKQTTLHHSVNEGLLKKISESVSLQNQLALSSAATKQAIYHKQRQLKCASYSQGRVLGPVSKVDLFCRERLDRPVAQVYGRHQSSQLAECRLLTQGSAMLKQRLESAEREMNVLQASCKRLVDDTCVKRTAVAVDSAVVRLRRRHVLPVLDQVANP from the exons ATGAGCAGCCTTGTTCCATCGACTCCATGTGCTTCAGTGACCGTCGGGCCTCAAAAGCGGCGAGATGAGACGCTGCTCTTGATTCAGCGCGCTGAGCGTTTGGTGCGCCAGTCCTCTATGGGAACGCTTCATTCCGCTGTTCGATATCGAATACCTTTTTCCTCCAGGCTCCCTGATTTACTGTTGCATGGCGTTAATGACAATGTGCAAAAGGAGTGTCGTGATGACAGCGAGGAAATTAAAGTTCGACCTAAATCCACGGGGATTTTG TTGAATTCTCTGGGCGTGAACGTACCGTTTCCACCGCCAGCCCTGCGCGACCAAAGCGCGCAGGCCTGCGTTGGCTTGGCCTGGGAATACATGCGCGGCGTTCGGGAAGTGGAGGGGCATTTGCGAAGGCAAGCGGGCAGGGTCACCCAGGAGGCTACTAAGATAGAACAtcagagagagcagctggaGAAACTGCTTCGGAGCTTCAGAAGGGCTGTACGTGTTAATCAGCAGAGCACAGATGGGAGGACTTTAAGACCCACCGCCAACGAGGCA AGGAAAGATGGAGCAGATGTTCTGCTCAGCCACGAGAGAAAATGCTTAAACGAGCTAAAACGGACCCTGGAAGCCATGTTGAGAAATACTTTAACTCAGCAGCAG GCCCTAGCTGTGAGCAGCAGGCAGCTCTCCAGATGTGCCTTTGAAAGGGCCAGGGTAATAGAGCTGCTACCCCATCACGGATCACCCTCAGCAGCTGtgcatctctccccctctcccttatCTGTGCAACCTGACCCTTCTGGTCCATTTACTGCAG agtgtAAAGAGGCACTGGAGTCATCATCAGCTGTGGTGCATAAATCACAGCAACTTCGAGAGAGTGTGAAACAGCTCATGAGTGATGCCATCATTAAACAGACAACCCTACATCACTCAGTCAATGAGGGATTATTGAAGAAAATTTCTGAATCAGTCAGTTTGCAG aatCAGCTAGCTCTGAGCTCTGCAGCTACTAAGCAGGCCATCTACCATAagcagaggcagctgaagtgtgCCAGCTACAGCCAGGGCAGAGTTTTG GGTCCAGTTTCCAAGGTTGACTTGTTCTGCAGAGAGAGGCTAGACAGGCCTGTTGCACAGGTATATGGGAGACACCAAAGTTCCCAGCTGGCAGAGTGCAGACTCTTAACACAG GGCAGTGCTATGCTGAAACAGCGCCTGGAGTCTGCAGAGAGGGAAATGAATGTGCTGCAGGCTTCATGCAAGCGTTTAGTGGACGACACATGTGTGAAAAGGACTGCGGTGGCAGTAGACTCTGCCGTGGTCCGGCTTCGCAGGAGACATGTGCTCCCAGTGTTGGACCAAGTGGCAAACCCTTAA
- the si:ch73-95l15.5 gene encoding uncharacterized protein si:ch73-95l15.5, with the protein MATRSKAEECRICGGNLQGNQRRWLFASQRKGSQIHTPTESTNTLSPCPLSPAQSSPWGSTVSLGSSHLHYKAHTLPTPNKGMDLLSVLTHILGQAVPRGKARGEFICGKCVSVLERVFKFDTVIARVRVLSSERLQKLTKERDSLRRWVRSIYRQHHPFDLRARQSSSEEDVELGEGDRHGDPGGAYREMLRDNMALSAYECWSEKSDSCPYFKRTGKRCSKLKNCDCCDSLRVSDSDYESVCGVPRNLPGQAPSPLGLSRDKSRSMPLHWPKTPSLGSSPASLSGSCHSLQAKSRTLSTQSLDYLDGPDPFDFPEEQSFVLESIRRELKGIEGKPIRSPAGSRIPVLGRAQGCTDGVTGSTKKGLVQVLKFREGADLEEDEVGGEMEDVLTELRDEFLPLCREVTTGRVHLVVRQLREQLDQAKARIRILEEGLQEGDQSSNASPSVSSPPVYLPSNSQSESELIHHLSQSLQSREKVIQECVTLIRKLCVEVGAGIQDTDKLIKMTLGQSNMLSERESVLEAQVSDLRESECSVQKELESLRQAGRQRERDLITLNSVLQSNQDVINHLWVELAERMRSLEDVQKQRVVWKARETALQGVLQEKENVISRLQEALESSHNNVQALSDSLIGRGLSGSGAEAALANQVREQESLLAACLKDWEDQSVIMGQEISQLSTALKDAEVVIEGQRQSHKRAMEEVSVQLRDARGELREAVKAHKQAEHAWHTEKVELDLEEARMRESLQKRDKIIEQVLLDAEKRDGVLIELHQNISSKIEPRVALKHTL; encoded by the exons ATGGCTACTAGAAGCAAAGCTGAAGAATGTCGCATCTGTGGGGGCAATCTGCAAGGCAACCAACGCCGATGGCTTTTTGCCAGTCAGAGAAAAGGCAGTCAAATTCACACCCCAACAGAGTCTACTAACACACTGTCTCCTTGCCCCTTGTCTCCTGCCCAGAGCAGCCCATGGG GTAGCACTGTTTCTCTTGGTTCCTCGCATTTGCACTACAAAGCTCATACCTTGCCCACCCCTAATAAAGGAATGGACCTGCTCTCTGTACTGACACACATATTAgggcaggctgtaccacgtggGAAGGCAAGAGGGGAGTTTATATGtggcaagtgtgtgtctgtactagAACGAGTGTTTAAGTTCGACACGGTTATCGCCAGAGTCCGAGTGCTCTCCAGTGAGAGGCTGCAGAAACTGACTAAGGAAAGGGATAGTCTAAGACGGTGGGTGAGAAGTATTTACAGACAGCACCACCCATTTGATCTGAGGGCCAGGCAGAGTTCCAGCGAGGAGGATGTGGAGCTGGGGGAAGGGGACAGGCACGGGGACCCAGGGGGAGCCTACAGAGAGATGTTGAGGGATAATATGGCACTCTCTGCATATGAGTGTTGGTCTGAAAAATCGGACTCATGTCCATATTTTAAGAGAACAGGTAAAAGATGCAGCAAGTTGAAAAACTGTGATTGTTGTGACTCTTTAAGGGTGTCTGACTCCGATTACGAGTCCGTATGCGGAGTTCCTCGTAACCTGCCGGGGCAAGCTCCCTCACCCTTAGGTTTATCAAGAGACAAGTCCCGGAGTATGCCCCTCCATTGGCCTAAAACTCCATCACTTGGTTCTAGTCCTGCCTCCTTATCTGGGTCCTGCCATTCATTGCAAGCCAAATCCCGCACACTCTCCACCCAATCGCTGGACTATCTGGATGGGCCCGATCCATTTGATTTCCCCGAGGAGCAGTCATTTGTCTTAGAGTCCATCCGTCGAGAGCTGAAGGGAATTGAGGGAAAGCCAATCAGGTCTCCAGCAGGAAGCCGCATCCCAGTTTTGGGCAGGGCACAAGGATGCACGGATGGTGTCACTGGATCAACTAAGAAAGGGCTAGTGCAAGTGCTGAAATTCAGAGAGGGGGCTGATCTGGAGGAGGatgaggtgggtggagagatggaggatgtTCTGACTGAACTAAGAGATGAGTTTCTGCCACTGTGCCGAGAG GTCACTACAGGCAGAGTGCACCTTGTGGTCAGGCAGCTACGGGAGCAATTGGATCAAGCAAAGGCTCGCATTAGGATCCTAGAGGAGGGGCTTCAGGAGGGTGACCAATCCAGTAATGCCAGTCCATCAGTGTCTTCACCCCCAGTG TATCTACCCAGCAACTcccagagtgagagtgaactcATTCACCACCTTAGCCAGTCACTGCAAAGCAGAGAAAAGGTCATTCAG GAATGTGTGACTCTGATCCGAAAGCTGTGTGTTGAGGTGGGAGCTGGCATACAGGACACCGATAAACTCATCAAGATGACACTGGGTCAGAGCAACATGCTCTCAGAGCGGGAG AGTGTGCTGGAGGCCCAGGTGTCTGACCTTAGAGAGAGCGAATGCAGTGTGCAGAAAGAGCTGGAGAGCCTccgacaggcaggcaggcagcgGGAGAGAGACCTCATCACACTCAACAGTGTACTCCAGAGTAACCAggatgtcataaat CATTTGTGGGTGGAGCTGGCTGAGCGGATGCGATCACTGGAAGATGTGCAGAAACAGAGGGTGGTGTGGAAAGCGCGAGAGACTGCCTTGCAAGGAGTGCTACAGGAAAAGGAGAATGTAATCTCCCGTCTGCAGGAGGCGCTTGAGAGCTCCCACAATAATGTTCAG GCCCTCTCAGATTCACTGATTGGTCGGGGGCTGTCAGGAAGTGGAGCCGAGGCTGCCCTGGCCAATCAGGTACGAGAGCAGGAGTCCCTGCTTGCAGCTTGCCTGAAGGATTGGGAAGATCAAAGTGTCATTATGGGACAGGAAATATCCCAGCTTTCTACAGCTTTAAAAGACGCAGAGGTTGTAATCGAG GGCCAAAGGCAAAGTCACAAACGAGCCATGGAGGAAGTCTCAGTGCAGCTGAGAGATGCGCGTGGGGAGCTGAGGGAGGCAGtcaaagcacacaaacaggcGGAACATGCATGGCACACTGAGAAGGTGGAGTTGGACCTGGaagaggccaggatgagggagagTTTGCAGAAGAGGGATAAGATCATAGAG caaGTCCTCTTGGATGCGGAGAAGCGTGATGGAGTGCTAATAGAACTGCACCAAAACATCTCCAGTAAGATTGAACCCAGAGTTGCCCTCAAACACACATTGTaa
- the ppt2a.2 gene encoding lysosomal thioesterase PPT2: MNNLMYCMLFFMELLVAAEMRYRPVIIVHGLFDGPKQFIQMANFINQSHPGTMVTTVDLYDDLASLKPLWEQVKGFGKVIEPIMQMAPDGIHLICFSQGGLVCRGVLATFPKHNIHSLILLSSPLVGQYGDTSYLENVFPHCMKSKVYHLCYNPWGQKISICNYWNDPHQRARYLTSSNYLALLNGERKHSNLSKWRESFLRIKKLVLIGGPDDGVITPWQSSFFGFYDSNETVVEMKQQEWYQNDTFGLKTMDSSGAVVRCAFSGVRHAFWHTNFTVYKNCIEQWLT, encoded by the exons atgaataatttaatgtattGCATGCTTTTCTTTATGGAACTTCTTGTAGCTGCAGAGATGAGATATCGTCCTGTCATTATTGTTCATGGACTTTTTGATGGGCCTAAACAATTCATCCAGATGGCAAATTTCATCAATCAG TCCCACCCTGGTACCATGGTGACCACAGTGGACTTGTATGATGATTTGGCCAGCCTAAAACCTTTGTGGGAGCAGGTTAAGGGCTTTGGAAAGGTTATCGAACCCATCATGCAGATGGCCCCAGATGGAATCCATCTCATTTGCTTCTCACAAG GTGGTTTGGTGTGCCGTGGTGTTCTTGCCACTTTTCCTAAACATAATATCCATTCTCTGATCCTCCTCTCATCACCGCTAGTTGGCCAGTATGGAG ACACATCTTATTTGGAAAATGTCTTCCCACATTGTATGAAGTCAAAGGTTTATCATCTGTGTTATAACCCATGGGGACAAAAGATCTCAATCTGCAACTATTGGAATG ATCCACACCAGAGAGCGAGGTACTTAACGAGCAGCAATTATCTTGCCCTTTTGAATGGCGAGAGAAAACATTCCAATTTATCAA AATGGCGAGAAAGCTTTTTGCGCATTAAGAAATTGGTGTTGATTGGAGGACCAGATGATGGTGTTATCACACCCTGGCAGTCAAG TTTCTTTGGATTCTATGACAGCAATGAAACAGTAGTCGAAATGAAACAACAAGAG TGGTACCAAAATGATACGTTTGGCCTGAAGACAATGGACTCCAGTGGAGCCGTGGTCCGGTGTGCATTCTCTGGAGTCAGGCATGCCTTCTGGCACACAAACTTCACTGTGTACAAAAACTGCATAGAGCAATGGCTGACATAG